Genomic window (Melioribacteraceae bacterium):
TGAATATGTTTGATGCTCTTGACATGATGTTTGAAGAATTAAGAGTTAATCACCCAAACCGCGGAAATCAAAGTATACCAAAGTTGGAAATACAGCTTGAATATCTCTCAATCCTTAGGAAAATCGCTTGATATGTATATGAGATTATAACATCAAACTTTTCTATATTTCTCCCCCAATTTTAGAGGCACTATGGATCTTATTGAAAGATTAAAAGGGATTAAAGACAAATACGATAGGATAACTGAGCAGTTGTCGAATCCAGATATTGTTTCTGATCAACAGAAATATGTCTCCTTAAATAGAGAAAGAAATCAGCTTTCTGATATCGCCGAAGCATTTGTTAAATATGAACAGTTACTAAAAAATATTAGAGGTAATCAGGAAATTATTGACAATGGCGAAGATACCGAACTGACCGAGATCGCCGAATCGGAATTAAAGGAATTAAAAGAACAAGTAGTAAGAATGGAAGAGGAAATTAAGTTTCTTCTAATACCAAAAGATCCCGATGATGACAAAAACGTTATCCTTGAAATTCGCGCCGGAACAGGGGGTGAAGAAGCCGGATTATTCGCAGCTGATCTCTACAGGATGTATTCCCGCTATGCTGAAATCAGAAATTGGAAAAAGGAAGTGATTGATTATAATGATACCGGTCTGGGCGGATTAAAAGAAGTTGTTTTTAGTTTAAGCGGTACAAGTGTTTTTGGAGATTTGAAATTTGAGAGCGGGGTGCATCGAGTTCAGAGAGTTCCAGCAACAGAAGCAAGCGGTAGAGTTCATACGTCTGCAGCTTCGGTAGTTATACTTCCCGAAGTTGAGGATGTTGAAATTAATATTGATCCATCTGAGTTAAGAATTGATGTTTATAGAAGCGGAGGAGCCGGAGGTCAAAACGTAAATAAAGTTGAAACAGCTATTAGAATTACACACATCCCGACCGGACTCGTAGTACAATGCCAGGATGAGAGGAGCCAACTTAAAAACCGACTGAAAGCCATGAAAGTTTTAAAAGCCCGTCTTTATGATTTGAAATCGAGCCAACAGAATAATGAAATTGCCGCCCAGCGGAAATCAATGGTTAAAAGTGGCGATAGAAGCGATAAAATTAGAACCTATAACTTCCCACAGAATAGAGTTACTGATCACAGAATAGGATTAACGCTTTATAATCTATCGGATATAATTGAGGGGGATTTAAATCTACTGATTGAAAAATTGAAGATTGCGGATAGGACAGAAAAATTACAAGCGGCTTTATAACATCAAACCATCGAATTGAAAATCAACATATTTGTTCTCTACTTTATCAGATAATCGCTTTGTACAACTTCGTTTTTATTTTTATTGGTTATACTGTAAGAAAAGTCCTCATTTAGAGAATAAGCACCATATTCTCCAAATTTGTTTAACGCCAAAAACCCAACCTGAATATTTTTTTGTTTCTTCGTAAACTTAAACACTCTTTCTACCGCAAGTTTACATGCTTTTTGAGGAGATAAACCTTCACGCATTTTTTCAACAATAAGAAAACTACCAAGAGTCTTCATAACAAATTCGCCATTTCCTGTTGCAACAGCACCGCCTATCTGATTATCTACAAATAAAGCCGCTCCAATAATTGGAGAATCACCTACTCGACCCCGAACCTTAAATCCCATACCGCTTGACGAGACACCACCACTCATGTTGTTAAATTTATCAATTGCCAGCATTCCTATAGTATCGTGATTGTAGATGTGATTACGAAATTCACCATGAGGGAATTCTTTCAATTTCTGAAGCCACCATTTCTTTGAATCGTCAGTCAATAAATTTTCTTCAATAAAATTATTTTCTATGGCAAAATCCTTTGCCCCCTCTCCGGCAAGCATTACATGTTCTGTTTTTTCCATAATTAATCTTGCAACCGAAATTGGATGTTTGATATTCTCAAGAGCAGCAACAGAACCGGCATTTCCTCTCCAATCCATAATTGATGCATCCAATGTTACAAATCCTTTCTCGTCGGGATAACCGCCATATCCTACCGAATGATTGTTGGGATCACTTTCAGCAACATGAATACCCTTTTCAATTGAATCGATTGAAGTATTTCCCTCCAGCATCATTTTATAAGTAACTGCGTTAGAGTGTATTCCAAAATCCCATGTAGTTAAAACTGTGATTGGCGACTCAGACAAATTGATATGCCTTCCCAAAGAATTAGTCGTCGGAAAACTATTTAGTAATAACCCGCCGCCGGCAATAGAGCCCGATTTTATAAAATTACGTCTGGTGAGCCGCATATAAATTCCGGAATAGTTAATTATTCTTTTGCATCACACTTTTATTGATATCAAATAATGAGGGGTCTTGTCTAAACAGTTCGAGAATATCATCTAATAAAAATATTGATGTAGTCTCAAACAATTTATTGTAGATAATCTCTACTAGATTGAAATCTTCTATCGTATCTACAGTCCAACGATGAGCTGATAAATCAATTTCATTTGCGAAGTTTATTAATCTAAATATTTCATGATTATTATAAATATATGGAGTTACATGCTCACGGTCGAAGGTTGATGTTGCATTGTTAAATGCTCTTGCAAGGGCATTTAACTTAAATATCTCTGTGTCCAATCCGCGCGGGAAAGAGCGGATTAATGTATTGCTGAGGTAATCAACTTTATCAATATTGTTTTCGAATTCTAAAATCATTTTATCTATAATAAAAGGATCGATCAAGGGGCAGTCTGCTGTAATTCTAATTATAACTTCACAATTATATTTGTGAGCAGTATGATAATAACGGGAGAGTACGTCATCCGAACTTCCGCGAAAGCATTTAATGTTATTTAATGCACAAAAGTTCTCAACAGTATCGTCTTCTGATAAATCGGTTGTGGCAATTATAGTTTGATTAATATATGCTGATTTTTGCAATCGCTCATAAACGTGTAGTAACATCGGTTTACCGGAGAGTGGCTTTAATATTTTTCCCGGTAATCTAGTAGATCCCATTCTAGCTTGAATAATTACTGAATAGTTGTGCATAGTTTCTTTACATTATATCTAGTATCAATTAATTAAATCCCAATTAAGAGGAGTTCCTTTTTCTATATCGGAGGCAGCTTTTTTGCCAAGTATTTCATTTAAATATTTGGGAGAAATGCCATCGGCAGGACGAATTGATCTGATATTTTTTATAGTAAATAATTCACCGGCTTTTATATCAGATACCACAAACAGCGAGCGTGCAAATTTTCTTGAAGCAACTACTTTTTCGGAGAGTTTCAATGATGCTTTACCTATTGCGTTTTCAGCTTCTCTTACAGAATCCACCATTTGTTTAAATTGTGAGGGTTCTAAAGAAAACGAAGAATCGGGACCACCGATTGAACGGTCGATTATAAAATGTTTTTCAATAATTTTTGCTCCAAGCGCTGTTGCCGCTATTGGAACAGTGATGCCAAGAGTATGATCAGACAACCCCACCGGCACTTTAAACTTTCTTTCTAAAAAAGATATTGCTTTAAGATTTGCTTCATCAATTGGAGCGGGATAGGAGGAAGTACACTTCAATAGAGCAATTTGTTGATTGCTCATTTTTTTACAAGCAAGCAGAGCATTGTCTATTTCTTCATAGGTTGCAATGCCAGTAGAAATAATTATCGGCTTTCCTTTTGATGCGGCATATTCAATTAATGGTATATCAACAATTTCAAAGGAAGCTATTTTGTATGCTGGTACATCTAATTTCTCGAGAAAATCAACTGCACTGTAATCGAATGGAGAGGAAAAAAATATTAGCCCTAGATCATCAGCTACTTTTTTTAATTTAGGATGCCACTCCCAGGGAGTATATGCTTCTTTGTAAAGATCATATAGAGTTTTTCCGTCCCAAATCGTGCCCTGCTCAATCTTAAAAAATTCTTTATCACTTTTTAATGTAATAGTATCGGGAGTGTATGTTTGAATTTTTACTGCATCTGCGCCGCAATCCTTTATGGCCCTTAGCGAATTAATGGCAACATCAAAATTTTGATTATGATTTGCAGAGAGTTCGGCAATAATAAAAACTTTTTTAGTCTTGCCGATTTCAAAGTTTTTGATTGTAAAACTTTTCATTGGCGCGCCATTATATAAACCAGAAATTTTTCATTGTTAATTAATTCATCTGGAGCAAGAGTATAACCTGCTTTCGAAAAAGCCTTTATCGAAGGAGTGTTTTGTGGCCGTATATATGCTTTAATTGCACTCACTTCCGGATATTCCTTGAGTAATTTAAAACTAGCTGTAAATATTAAACTTTTTGAAAATCCCTTTCCCCTAAACTCTTTATCAATGCTTATGTTTATAGAGGCAATAGCTTCGTTAATGTCGAAACGGACTTGTCCAATAAAAGCATCATTTTTATTAAAGGCTAAAAGGAACAACGTATTAATATCTCTTATTTTATCATTGTACCAAACAACATGTTCATTCCACGCAATTGGATTTTGATTAATTGAATTCATTCGAACTATTCTATCATTTGATAAATTCAAAATTACACTTGCGTCTTTTTCATTTGCGCGTCTTAAATAAAAACCGAATGGCGCCGCAATCTGGTCAACTAATGATTGCACGACCCGTTTTGCCCCGCCGCCATCAACTTTTTGTTTTCCTAATTTTGAAAGTTTCTCCCTCACGGGACGTTTTTTCAAGTTCGAAAATGAGAGTAGAATTTTATGCTCGAGATTTGGATTTAAGTAATTAATATTGTCAAGCAAAAATCCTTCTTTGAACCACCCCGCTAAACTGTTAAGTTGATTATCTACAACAGCAATAGCAATCGTAGGAACGCCAACCCGCGCTAATTCATAAATTGTTTGACCAGCGGCGGTTATTGCCGCATCCGCTTCAAGCATTAACTGCAGCATCATCGAAGCATCGGGGGCATAGTGCAATATAGTATTCTTGTCTTTGGCTTCGTTGATCTGATCTATATTTGCAAACCCGCTCCCGATAACAACATTCTTTTTTAGTGAAGGATAATTTCTTGAAAGAGAGCGGAGTATTCTTGGAGTAAGATTTCTTATATCTTGTCCGCCAAATGTGATTAAAACGGAATTTATATCAACACGCACCGGTTTATCCGGTACATCCCAAAATTCATTACGAACTGGAATATATTTAGCTCCGAGCAAATTGGCGCCCTCTTTTGGAGAGGGATAATTCATACTTTCTCCATAAATAGAACCATTTAATATTATTCCTGGAGGATACTCGAGTCGGCGGTTATCGTCAATAAAAACCGGGTATTGTGTTAATGGAAAAATACTCTCATAAAAATCTTTGTCGGCCAAATAGGAATCGACTATAATGATATTACTTGTTCGTAATTTGGAAAAGAGCAACTCGCGCTCATTCATCCAGTCAATTATTTCATGATATGTGTTTCTTAATATCTGAGCTGAATTTATATCACCATTTACATACAGAGTCGTGGAGATGTCTCTTGAATTAAAAGCCTGGTATAATGAGAGACACCTGGTTATGTGACCATACCCTGTATTTTGAAATCCTTCAGTTACAATGGAAACTTTCATCTCAAACCAAATTCTTAATTATAGTTTTTGAAATATAATTGAGGTCTGTTTTTTTCAATCCTGGAAAAATTGGAATTGAAATTTCAGAATCGTAAAAATTTTCAGCTATTGGAAAATCTCCCATTTTAAAGCCATATCGGTTTTTATAATAGGGCTGCAGATGAACGGGAATATAATGTACCTGAAATACTACACGGTCATTTTTTAAATTATTGTAAAGAGTAAGTTTATCAATCGTTAACTTTTTGAAGTTAATCAATAGGGGATAAAGATGATATGCGTGCTTAACCCCTTTTGCAATCTTGGGTATTTGGATCGCGTCAATATTTTTAAACGCTTCGTTATAATATTGAGCAATTCCTCTTCTCTCCAGTAAAAATTGATCTAATTTTTTAAGTTGATTAATTCCCAGAGCGCATTGAAAATCTGTAATTCTATAGTTAAAACCAACCTCATGCATTTCATAATACCAAGGACCATCATTCTGGGTTAAAACGTTAGAATCCTTTATCATTCCATGAGTACGTAAAGTTTTAATTTTCCTGTCGAGCTCATTGTTATTTGTTAAAATCGCCCCTCCTTCACCGGTTGTTATATGTTTAACCGGATGAAAACTTAAGTTTACCGCATCAGCATATTTTACGGCATAGTGCTTACTGTTATTGTATTCCGCGCCAAGAGCATGGCAAAAATCATTAACTAATTGGAATCCATATTTTTCTTTAAGGAATAGCAAACTTTTCCAATCACAAGGATGCCCCGCATAATCAACCGCAACAACAGCTTTAATGTTTTTTTTAGATTTTTTCAGTTTTATAATTTTATCTTCAAGTTTGTTGGGGTCAATAGTGTATGAAGTCGGATCAATATCAACAAAATCAACATCAGCGCCGGCATAAATAGCACAATTAGCACTAGCTAAAAATGTAATTGGAGTTGTAATTACTAAATCATTTGGCTTCCATCCTAAAGCAAGCGCTATCAAATGCAATCCTGCTGTGCCATTAGCTATAACCGAGGCATGTTTTGAACCAAAATACTTACTTAATTCATTTTCAAATTGTTGAGAGACAGGGCCCTGTGTTATAAGATTAGAAACAAGTGTTTTAGCAACCGCATCAACATCTGAAGAGCTAATTGATTGTTTGCCGTAATAATATATTTGTGAAGAATTCGATTTTACCTTTGACTTATCATGTTTCATTTCACTTAATCTCTATTTACTGTAGTTGAATTGTCGCAATTAGTACTATTTATACTTTTAATTGAGATTACTCTCCAATCACATTTTGTTCAATTAATTTTTTTATTTCGGGTACTGTAAGAAATTTTGGATTTGAGCCACTGTTATAACTAAAACCATATTCACAAAGTTTTCCGGGAAAGGTAGAACTCTCTTTACGGAATTTTTCGATATTCCAAATTTCTGTAGCCGGAAGGATCACATAATAAAAATCAAATTCAATTGTATTAATTGCATCTGTTGACGTAATCATTTCTTCATGGAGTTTTTCACCCGGACGAATGCCGACAATTTCAATTTTACATTCTGGAGCAATTGCTTCAGCTAAATCCTTTATGTTATATGAAGGTATTTTAGGAACAAATAATTCACCGCCCCACATTTTTGATAGTGCCGCTAAAACAAAATCAACCCCTTCCTGTAAAGTAATATTAAAACGGGTCATTCGCTCATCTGTAATTGGGAGTGTGCCGGTACTTTTTTTTGCAAGAAAATATGGAATTACTGAGCCGCGGCTACCCATTACATTTCCATATCGAACAACTGAAAATTTTATATCTTTTATTCCTCTATAGTTATTTGCCGCAATAAATAATTTATCTGATGCTAGTTTTGTTGCACCATAAAGATTAATCGGAGCCGCGGCTTTATCTGTACTTAAAGCAATGACTTGTTTTACATTTGCCGCAAAGGAGGCATCAATTACATTTTGTCCGCCAATTATGTTTGTCTTTACAGCTTCAAAAGGATTATATTCTGCGGCCGGGACTTGTTTTAACGCTGCCGCGTGAATCACGATATCAACACCGGTCATTGCCATTTTCAGTCTTTCGAGATCTCGAACATCTCCAATAAAGTAACGCATTAAAACACCATCTTTGCGAAACCTTGCCTCATTTTGCATTTCATATTGTTTTAATTCATCGCGACTATAAATAATAATTTTTTTTGGTGAATATTTTTTAAGGACAGTTTGTATAAACTTTTTACCAAATGAGCCGGTTCCACCAGTAATTAATATTGTTTTATTTTCGAGCATCTATTCCTCTGGAGATAATTTTATTTTTTCGAACGCATCAATATAACTTTTTTTACTTGCGTTTAGAATCTTTGATCCGAGATAATCAGCATATTCTTTTAAAATGAAATATCCTTTAAATGCCAAATGCAATTTTCTAAAGACATCATGAAGAAAGTATTCTTTTCCGTCAAGTTTATACATAGGCATTATTTGTTTTGATTTATCATAAAAGTGTTCATGGTTTACAGTTAATTGATTTGCCTCATCAATTCTAATTTCCTCATGCCACGAGTGATCAGCGCCAAATAAAAGTACATTTTTAAAACCCATCTTTAATGCAAGAAATAATGTAGGTACTAATACGTTATGCGGTCGAGGCATTCCCAAATTATGATTGAAAAGTAGGTGATTGATACTTTGTAGTCCCTCAACAGGTGTGTTATTAAAATACACTGTACGAATGTTGCTGTTTTTTAACTCCAGCTTGTTCCAAAGCTTATTTCGTTTAGCATTATGTGGAAGAAATAAAATCATATTCCAATCAGTTTTTCGAATTAGGTCAGCATGCACTTTATTTCTCATTTGAATATGCCACTCGGTTGGTTTTTCAATCCAAAACTCTGGGGCCGCAAGTACATAGTAGTCTGGTTTGATCTCAGCATATCGATCAGAAAAGACAAAATGATTTACACAAAACTTTTTTCTATTTAAAATAATAGATAGCTCATTTTTCAGACTCTCATTTAAAGAGGGACCATTTGCCAGAATAACACAATCGTCATTTGAATTGATTAGAGGGAGCTGAATATTAAACTTTGAGAGAATCAATATTTTTAATAGAGACAAGATAGATTGGGTAAACTCAATCAAATATTTATATGTTATTTCTAATAATTTCATAATCAATAACTCTTTTTAAAATATCCCAATAAAGTCCACCAGCGATTTTTAATTATATATTCTGCTTTTGATGATTCACCCATGAATAAAAATCTAACAGCTAAAATTAATGCCGCCACAAATTTAAACTTATATTCACAGATTTTTATCAAGTTAGAAAGCGCCCCATGGTTTTTTAGTCTTGCTCTTTCACTAGCTCCCACTATAGTGGATATTCTTTTTACTGAAGCCGGCTGAACCCTGGAATTGTCAATGTGGTGGTGTACAATGAGTTCTGGGACATAAAGAAACTTTTTATTGTGTTCTCTAAATTTTCCAAATATATACTTGTCGTCGCTTCTTAATTTTAAGTCGGTGTTAAAAAGTCCAACTTCAATCAAATCGTTTTTGCGAAAAACCATGTTGCATCCCGCGGGATATTTATTCCCCGGGAAAAATCTTGGTACATCACCATAATCGACTTTTGTGACAAGTCCCCACAAATATTTTGAAAGCCATTCCGGTTCTTTTCCGGTTTCATAAATAGGAATTACTTTGCCCCCTGCTGCGGAAATGTTTGAATTATTCTTAAAAAAATTAACCGCTTCAGCCAAGTAATTTTTCGAAGCAACACCATCATCGTCAATAAAAAAGACAATCTCCGAAGAAGCCTCTTTAATACCTCTGTTTCTAGCAAAAGATAAACCTTGGTTCTTCTCAACGAAATATTTGATGTTAAATTCGGGGTGGTCCTTCATAAACTCGAGTGAAAGAACTTCAGTTGAATCGGTAGAATTATTGTTAATTATCACGATTTCGTATTCATCTTTGGGCAAAGATTGATCTGCAAGAGAATTCAGCGCCCCTAAAATAAATTTGTCGCGATTATAACTACAGATAACTGCGGAGATTTCAAGTTTATTTTTCGCCATTTTGTCTCTGGGAAAGTAAATCACTAATCATTCGTTTTATTTCCGAAAAATTAGAGATGTTATTAAAAATCTTTTTGAGTGTCGCGATTTCAATTTCTTCATAAAATTTAACGGGTAGAAGTAAAAGTGGAAAAACTCCGATTAGAATAAGTTTCACAATAAAAGAAAATATGGAGACGCCATTCAAAATATTAACTGCAAATAAATACACAATGATTGCAAGGGCAAACAGCATCAACAATTTACCCGTTTCATATTTAATATCTAAGTATTTTCTAGAAATTAACTCTGTTACTATATGAAATACAAAATAGGAAAACAAAGTTGTGTAGGCGGCAGTAATAAAGCCATACCTCGGAATTAAATAAATGTTTAGCACAATGTTGAGAATAGCCATTGAAAGTGTTAATAGTGCGATATATGTAGTTTTCTTCTTAACCAGCAGGCCGATCGAAGCAACATTTCGTGCAGCACTGAAAATATAGGCCAGTATTATAATTGGCACAACCGTATAAGCATTATTGTAATCTGAGTTTAAAGCGAATAGACGAACAAGCTCTTCGCTCATTAAAGAAATGGCAAGGCCGGCCCAAACAGTTATAAAACATAAATAAGTCATTAGCTTTGAATAATATCTTTCATAACCGGGAGTATTGTACACATTATAAACCGAAGGCATTAATGTTAAGTTGAATGGCATTATCAGAAACATGTTTAATATTCCGGCAATTCTATAACCAAAAT
Coding sequences:
- the prfA gene encoding peptide chain release factor 1 codes for the protein MDLIERLKGIKDKYDRITEQLSNPDIVSDQQKYVSLNRERNQLSDIAEAFVKYEQLLKNIRGNQEIIDNGEDTELTEIAESELKELKEQVVRMEEEIKFLLIPKDPDDDKNVILEIRAGTGGEEAGLFAADLYRMYSRYAEIRNWKKEVIDYNDTGLGGLKEVVFSLSGTSVFGDLKFESGVHRVQRVPATEASGRVHTSAASVVILPEVEDVEINIDPSELRIDVYRSGGAGGQNVNKVETAIRITHIPTGLVVQCQDERSQLKNRLKAMKVLKARLYDLKSSQQNNEIAAQRKSMVKSGDRSDKIRTYNFPQNRVTDHRIGLTLYNLSDIIEGDLNLLIEKLKIADRTEKLQAAL
- the pseB gene encoding UDP-N-acetylglucosamine 4,6-dehydratase (inverting), with translation MLENKTILITGGTGSFGKKFIQTVLKKYSPKKIIIYSRDELKQYEMQNEARFRKDGVLMRYFIGDVRDLERLKMAMTGVDIVIHAAALKQVPAAEYNPFEAVKTNIIGGQNVIDASFAANVKQVIALSTDKAAAPINLYGATKLASDKLFIAANNYRGIKDIKFSVVRYGNVMGSRGSVIPYFLAKKSTGTLPITDERMTRFNITLQEGVDFVLAALSKMWGGELFVPKIPSYNIKDLAEAIAPECKIEIVGIRPGEKLHEEMITSTDAINTIEFDFYYVILPATEIWNIEKFRKESSTFPGKLCEYGFSYNSGSNPKFLTVPEIKKLIEQNVIGE
- a CDS encoding UDP-2,4-diacetamido-2,4,6-trideoxy-beta-L-altropyranose hydrolase, encoding MKVSIVTEGFQNTGYGHITRCLSLYQAFNSRDISTTLYVNGDINSAQILRNTYHEIIDWMNERELLFSKLRTSNIIIVDSYLADKDFYESIFPLTQYPVFIDDNRRLEYPPGIILNGSIYGESMNYPSPKEGANLLGAKYIPVRNEFWDVPDKPVRVDINSVLITFGGQDIRNLTPRILRSLSRNYPSLKKNVVIGSGFANIDQINEAKDKNTILHYAPDASMMLQLMLEADAAITAAGQTIYELARVGVPTIAIAVVDNQLNSLAGWFKEGFLLDNINYLNPNLEHKILLSFSNLKKRPVREKLSKLGKQKVDGGGAKRVVQSLVDQIAAPFGFYLRRANEKDASVILNLSNDRIVRMNSINQNPIAWNEHVVWYNDKIRDINTLFLLAFNKNDAFIGQVRFDINEAIASINISIDKEFRGKGFSKSLIFTASFKLLKEYPEVSAIKAYIRPQNTPSIKAFSKAGYTLAPDELINNEKFLVYIMARQ
- a CDS encoding oligosaccharide flippase family protein, whose amino-acid sequence is MFGKIKNFLKDSAIYSVSNAAYKGMGVITLPIYSKYLTLSQFGIFVILDPIITILAELLSAGQTNSILYFAKATEEVSKRKKVFFTITILVVSINLLFIVLAHIWGNGILLAIDQSGDITGYLLFIIYISVFRSVNNLFLNKLRADENSIAFTIITLIKIASFVLAIIVLVAFYSFGISGILYAYLFSELLIFIILAFKMFSHFQFEFHSGIATESLKFGFPLIFSAIGIMLLNLSDRFLLNHFIDKSSVGLYDFGYRIAGILNMFLIMPFNLTLMPSVYNVYNTPGYERYYSKLMTYLCFITVWAGLAISLMSEELVRLFALNSDYNNAYTVVPIIILAYIFSAARNVASIGLLVKKKTTYIALLTLSMAILNIVLNIYLIPRYGFITAAYTTLFSYFVFHIVTELISRKYLDIKYETGKLLMLFALAIIVYLFAVNILNGVSIFSFIVKLILIGVFPLLLLPVKFYEEIEIATLKKIFNNISNFSEIKRMISDLLSQRQNGEK
- a CDS encoding glycosyltransferase family 2 protein, with protein sequence MAKNKLEISAVICSYNRDKFILGALNSLADQSLPKDEYEIVIINNNSTDSTEVLSLEFMKDHPEFNIKYFVEKNQGLSFARNRGIKEASSEIVFFIDDDGVASKNYLAEAVNFFKNNSNISAAGGKVIPIYETGKEPEWLSKYLWGLVTKVDYGDVPRFFPGNKYPAGCNMVFRKNDLIEVGLFNTDLKLRSDDKYIFGKFREHNKKFLYVPELIVHHHIDNSRVQPASVKRISTIVGASERARLKNHGALSNLIKICEYKFKFVAALILAVRFLFMGESSKAEYIIKNRWWTLLGYFKKSY
- the pseI gene encoding pseudaminic acid synthase — translated: MKSFTIKNFEIGKTKKVFIIAELSANHNQNFDVAINSLRAIKDCGADAVKIQTYTPDTITLKSDKEFFKIEQGTIWDGKTLYDLYKEAYTPWEWHPKLKKVADDLGLIFFSSPFDYSAVDFLEKLDVPAYKIASFEIVDIPLIEYAASKGKPIIISTGIATYEEIDNALLACKKMSNQQIALLKCTSSYPAPIDEANLKAISFLERKFKVPVGLSDHTLGITVPIAATALGAKIIEKHFIIDRSIGGPDSSFSLEPSQFKQMVDSVREAENAIGKASLKLSEKVVASRKFARSLFVVSDIKAGELFTIKNIRSIRPADGISPKYLNEILGKKAASDIEKGTPLNWDLIN
- a CDS encoding glycosyltransferase family protein; translation: MHNYSVIIQARMGSTRLPGKILKPLSGKPMLLHVYERLQKSAYINQTIIATTDLSEDDTVENFCALNNIKCFRGSSDDVLSRYYHTAHKYNCEVIIRITADCPLIDPFIIDKMILEFENNIDKVDYLSNTLIRSFPRGLDTEIFKLNALARAFNNATSTFDREHVTPYIYNNHEIFRLINFANEIDLSAHRWTVDTIEDFNLVEIIYNKLFETTSIFLLDDILELFRQDPSLFDINKSVMQKNN
- a CDS encoding N(4)-(beta-N-acetylglucosaminyl)-L-asparaginase yields the protein MRLTRRNFIKSGSIAGGGLLLNSFPTTNSLGRHINLSESPITVLTTWDFGIHSNAVTYKMMLEGNTSIDSIEKGIHVAESDPNNHSVGYGGYPDEKGFVTLDASIMDWRGNAGSVAALENIKHPISVARLIMEKTEHVMLAGEGAKDFAIENNFIEENLLTDDSKKWWLQKLKEFPHGEFRNHIYNHDTIGMLAIDKFNNMSGGVSSSGMGFKVRGRVGDSPIIGAALFVDNQIGGAVATGNGEFVMKTLGSFLIVEKMREGLSPQKACKLAVERVFKFTKKQKNIQVGFLALNKFGEYGAYSLNEDFSYSITNKNKNEVVQSDYLIK
- the pseC gene encoding UDP-4-amino-4,6-dideoxy-N-acetyl-beta-L-altrosamine transaminase; the encoded protein is MKHDKSKVKSNSSQIYYYGKQSISSSDVDAVAKTLVSNLITQGPVSQQFENELSKYFGSKHASVIANGTAGLHLIALALGWKPNDLVITTPITFLASANCAIYAGADVDFVDIDPTSYTIDPNKLEDKIIKLKKSKKNIKAVVAVDYAGHPCDWKSLLFLKEKYGFQLVNDFCHALGAEYNNSKHYAVKYADAVNLSFHPVKHITTGEGGAILTNNNELDRKIKTLRTHGMIKDSNVLTQNDGPWYYEMHEVGFNYRITDFQCALGINQLKKLDQFLLERRGIAQYYNEAFKNIDAIQIPKIAKGVKHAYHLYPLLINFKKLTIDKLTLYNNLKNDRVVFQVHYIPVHLQPYYKNRYGFKMGDFPIAENFYDSEISIPIFPGLKKTDLNYISKTIIKNLV